Proteins from one Bacteroides zhangwenhongii genomic window:
- a CDS encoding TonB-dependent receptor, which yields MKRLLTFFFFCSFLLLLIQAQPVHQIKGTVIDKNSRQPLEFINVTVFGLNKGGVTNAEGHFTIEQVPPGIYRLQATAIGYKSVTTPEYILSTRNLNISIEMEENLTELEGITVTASPFRRDLESPVSLRIIGLQEIEKSPGANRDISRIVQSYPGVAFSPIGYRNDLIVRGGSPSENRFYLDGIEIPNINHFSTQGASGGPVGILNADLIREVNFYTGAFPTDKGNALSSVLDFKLRDGDMERNSLKATLGASEVSLASNGHIGKKTSYLVSVRQSYLQFLFDMLDLPFLPTFTDAQFKLKTRFNKQNELTILGLGGIDNMRLNTKADSEDNEYILSYLPKIKQETFTLGSVYRHYTGAHVQSIVVSHSYLNNRNTKYRQNDESVPDNLMLRLRSTEQETKFRFENKSSIRNWKINLGVNLDYSQYSNTTFQKIYTNQAQIFDYHTYLDILRWGIFGTVNYSSMDERFTASLGLRADANNYSSAMKSLSDQLSPRISLSYQLTDHWFVSGNAGLYYQLPPYTALGFKNNHGAYANKYNLRYMKVSQESLGVSWRKGDTFEVSIEGFYKDYDKIPLSVVDGIPLACKGNDYGVIGNELLTSTAQGRSYGAEILVKWLIAKKLNLASSFTLFKSEYRNNKESEYIASAWDNRYIFNLRGTYNLPHLWSVGMKVSCIGGAPYTPYDEEKSSLVSAWDAQGKAYYDYSKYNKERLPAFAQVDIRVDKTFYLKHCMLGFYLDLQNITVSKLKQQDVLMSTGVIDNPEAPADSQHYRMKRIKQSSGTLLPTLGITFEY from the coding sequence ATGAAGCGACTTCTTACCTTTTTCTTTTTTTGCAGTTTTCTGCTTCTCCTGATTCAGGCTCAGCCTGTGCATCAGATAAAGGGAACAGTAATAGACAAAAACAGCCGTCAACCATTAGAGTTTATCAATGTAACGGTCTTCGGACTGAATAAAGGTGGCGTAACCAATGCAGAAGGGCACTTTACAATAGAGCAGGTGCCTCCCGGCATCTATCGTTTACAAGCAACTGCTATCGGCTACAAAAGTGTCACTACGCCTGAATATATCTTATCCACCAGGAATTTGAATATCTCGATAGAGATGGAAGAGAACCTGACGGAGCTCGAAGGAATTACTGTCACAGCTTCCCCTTTCCGGCGTGATTTGGAAAGTCCTGTCAGCCTGCGTATTATAGGACTACAAGAAATAGAAAAGAGTCCGGGAGCCAACCGGGACATCTCACGAATCGTACAGTCTTATCCCGGAGTTGCCTTTTCACCAATAGGCTACCGCAACGACTTGATCGTACGTGGCGGTTCCCCTTCTGAAAACCGTTTCTATCTGGACGGAATAGAAATTCCCAACATCAACCATTTCAGCACGCAAGGAGCTTCCGGTGGTCCCGTAGGTATCCTCAATGCCGACCTGATACGTGAAGTCAATTTTTATACCGGTGCTTTCCCTACAGATAAAGGAAATGCACTCAGTTCTGTCCTCGATTTCAAATTGCGTGACGGAGATATGGAACGCAACTCGTTGAAAGCAACACTTGGAGCTTCTGAAGTCTCCCTTGCTTCCAACGGGCATATCGGGAAAAAGACTTCTTATCTGGTATCCGTACGCCAATCCTATCTGCAATTCCTTTTTGATATGCTTGACCTCCCTTTCTTGCCGACCTTCACAGACGCACAGTTCAAATTGAAAACCAGGTTCAACAAACAAAATGAACTGACTATTTTAGGATTGGGAGGAATCGACAATATGCGTTTGAACACAAAAGCGGATAGTGAAGACAACGAATACATTCTAAGCTACCTGCCTAAGATCAAGCAGGAGACGTTTACATTGGGTTCTGTTTACCGACACTACACAGGAGCACATGTACAATCAATAGTCGTCAGTCACAGTTATCTGAACAACCGTAACACGAAATACCGCCAGAATGACGAAAGTGTTCCGGACAATCTAATGCTTCGCCTCCGTTCTACCGAACAAGAAACGAAGTTCCGTTTCGAGAACAAATCCTCTATCCGAAACTGGAAAATCAATCTTGGAGTGAACTTAGACTATAGCCAATACTCTAATACAACTTTTCAAAAGATATACACGAATCAGGCACAAATATTCGATTATCACACCTATCTGGATATTTTACGATGGGGAATTTTCGGTACTGTCAACTATTCTTCAATGGATGAACGTTTCACTGCTTCTTTAGGGTTACGGGCCGATGCCAATAACTATTCATCGGCAATGAAATCCCTCTCCGACCAATTATCACCCCGCATATCGCTTTCTTATCAGTTAACCGATCACTGGTTTGTAAGCGGCAATGCCGGACTTTATTATCAGCTTCCTCCATATACGGCGCTTGGATTTAAAAACAATCATGGAGCATACGCCAACAAATACAACCTCCGCTATATGAAAGTCAGTCAGGAAAGTTTGGGAGTCAGTTGGCGGAAAGGAGACACTTTTGAAGTTTCCATTGAAGGATTCTACAAAGATTATGATAAGATTCCGCTCTCCGTTGTAGACGGCATTCCACTGGCCTGCAAAGGAAATGATTACGGAGTGATTGGCAATGAACTGCTAACTTCCACCGCACAAGGGCGTTCTTATGGAGCAGAAATCTTAGTAAAATGGTTAATTGCCAAAAAGTTGAACCTGGCTTCTTCTTTCACCCTGTTCAAAAGTGAATACCGTAACAATAAAGAAAGTGAATACATCGCATCCGCATGGGATAACCGATATATCTTCAATCTACGGGGAACTTACAATCTCCCGCATCTATGGAGCGTCGGAATGAAAGTCAGTTGTATCGGCGGTGCTCCCTATACCCCCTACGATGAAGAGAAGTCCTCTCTGGTATCTGCCTGGGATGCACAAGGAAAGGCATATTATGACTATTCGAAGTATAATAAGGAACGCCTTCCCGCCTTTGCCCAAGTAGATATCCGTGTGGATAAGACTTTTTACCTGAAACACTGTATGCTGGGATTCTATCTGGATTTGCAGAATATCACCGTAAGCAAGCTAAAACAACAGGACGTACTGATGAGTACCGGTGTTATCGATAACCCGGAAGCTCCAGCCGATAGTCAGCATTATAGAATGAAACGTATCAAGCAGTCAAGTGGGACCTTACTCCCTACCTTAGGAATTACATTTGAATATTAA
- a CDS encoding alpha/beta hydrolase: MKKLLLITLFLGWAALSFAAKVDTLLIKSPSMNKDVKVVVVTPDVALGKKAIACPVLYLLHGYGGNAKTWIGIKPNLPQIADEKGMIFVCPDGKNSWYWDSPLNPSYRYETFISSELVKYIDEHYKTIADRKGRAITGLSMGGHGAMWNAIRHKDIFGGAGTTSGGMDIRPFPKNWEMSKQLGDYDSNKEVWDNHTVINQIDGLENGDLAIIIDCGESDFFLKVNQNLHHRLLEKKIDHDFITRPGAHNGQYWNNSIDYQILFFDKFFKK, from the coding sequence ATGAAAAAACTTCTGTTAATTACTCTTTTTCTTGGTTGGGCAGCTCTCTCTTTTGCTGCCAAAGTAGATACCTTATTGATTAAAAGTCCTTCCATGAATAAGGATGTGAAGGTGGTAGTAGTAACTCCGGATGTAGCATTGGGAAAAAAAGCGATAGCTTGCCCCGTTCTTTATCTGTTACACGGCTACGGAGGAAATGCCAAAACATGGATTGGAATAAAACCGAATCTTCCACAAATAGCGGATGAAAAGGGAATGATTTTTGTTTGTCCGGATGGGAAAAATAGCTGGTACTGGGATAGTCCGCTCAATCCGTCATATCGTTACGAGACGTTCATTTCATCGGAGTTGGTTAAGTATATTGACGAGCATTATAAAACGATTGCTGATCGGAAAGGACGTGCTATTACCGGATTGAGTATGGGTGGACATGGAGCAATGTGGAATGCGATCCGTCATAAAGATATATTTGGCGGTGCTGGAACGACAAGTGGTGGAATGGATATCCGTCCTTTTCCGAAGAACTGGGAAATGTCCAAGCAGTTAGGAGATTATGATTCAAATAAAGAAGTGTGGGATAATCATACTGTTATCAATCAGATAGATGGTCTTGAAAATGGAGATTTAGCCATTATAATCGATTGTGGTGAGAGCGATTTCTTCCTGAAGGTGAATCAGAATTTACACCATCGTTTGTTGGAGAAAAAGATTGACCATGATTTTATTACCCGTCCGGGAGCACATAACGGACAGTATTGGAATAACTCTATTGACTATCAGATACTTTTCTTCGATAAGTTTTTCAAGAAATAA
- a CDS encoding DUF4595 domain-containing protein: protein MKKVVLLFITTILLLSCSDDDEKEKTWNEINIPVPTMSKMVMTEVEETYMTTSSTAINTIKNEYAYTDNKLTSYTNTQSVSIGDEIVQKLFHQVTLQYENNLVTVIDSEDNKWIYTLNEQGYATQCTYTTISQVRQYNFTYTDGYLTQLHENITSINGTLQPENASHTLSLVYQYGELISVTSPSLTNESFTDYGENKIMYEAGETINYYRLPCLDLLETYPLSFHQCALFAGILGKPTQHLVARSTPENNNNEYTTYSYTFDNKGKPTSIYRRTHYSNKINIQNILIAIE, encoded by the coding sequence ATGAAAAAAGTAGTTCTACTATTTATCACCACTATTCTACTTCTCAGTTGTTCCGACGATGATGAGAAAGAGAAGACGTGGAATGAGATTAATATACCTGTTCCGACAATGTCTAAAATGGTAATGACCGAAGTTGAAGAGACATATATGACCACCTCTTCCACTGCTATCAACACTATAAAGAATGAGTATGCATATACGGATAATAAGCTCACATCCTATACCAATACACAGTCAGTCAGCATTGGTGATGAAATTGTACAGAAACTTTTTCATCAGGTAACTTTACAATATGAGAACAACCTTGTCACCGTGATAGACAGTGAAGATAACAAATGGATATATACATTGAATGAACAAGGTTATGCAACTCAATGTACATACACGACCATTTCCCAAGTACGCCAATATAACTTTACATACACGGACGGATACTTAACTCAACTGCATGAAAATATTACATCCATAAATGGTACACTACAGCCCGAAAACGCTTCCCATACCCTGTCGCTCGTTTATCAATACGGAGAGCTGATCAGTGTTACTTCCCCGTCACTGACAAATGAATCTTTCACTGATTACGGAGAAAATAAAATAATGTATGAAGCCGGAGAAACAATCAATTATTATCGTCTGCCCTGTTTGGATTTATTAGAAACTTATCCGCTTTCATTCCACCAATGCGCCCTATTTGCCGGAATCTTAGGCAAGCCGACGCAACATCTGGTAGCCCGCTCTACTCCTGAAAACAACAATAATGAATATACTACTTATTCTTATACATTCGACAATAAAGGAAAACCCACGAGCATTTATAGACGCACACATTATTCCAATAAGATCAATATTCAGAACATATTAATTGCCATTGAATAA
- a CDS encoding S41 family peptidase — protein sequence MMTKLRKIILIPALTIVSLSGFFSCGVDRWPEYAHQTALDTWILDIMQQNYLWYQELPSYDDVNLFVEPASFLSKVKSKQDSYSFVDSVMATPLPTYGFDYSLVRNPDIDTAYNALITYVIPGSPAAQAGLERGDWIMKVDTSYISKKYETYLLQGTKAVELTLGEWKEVEIEDEEDGNEGGDGEDEGPTMEYRVVPIDEPVEMPAARIVEDNPVHKYEIIESPVKNIKVGYLMYNSFTAGTKAEPEKYNNELRSVSQKFKEAGVQAVILDLRYNEGGSMDCVQLLGTILTSAERLGEPMAYLEYNDKNTDKDATILFGTDREINLDLHSLIAITSGTTMGAPEMLIRSLFLEDTYPIATVGSSTKGQNVATEQFINEEFLWSVNPVVCTVYNSQHDTYGTISPATDLKVSETTIDGSTNYSEFLPFGTFDKDGKSERLLKIAIGVLDGTYPPKDDETPEESTTQTRFKVEKSVSSPASRRFSSKGLRL from the coding sequence ATGATGACGAAATTAAGAAAGATAATCCTTATACCCGCCCTGACCATCGTATCTCTCAGTGGCTTCTTCTCCTGTGGTGTTGACCGCTGGCCGGAGTATGCCCACCAAACAGCATTGGATACATGGATATTAGACATCATGCAACAGAACTATCTGTGGTATCAGGAGCTACCTTCCTATGATGATGTAAACTTATTTGTAGAACCTGCCTCTTTCCTATCTAAAGTGAAATCGAAGCAGGATAGTTATTCGTTTGTAGATTCTGTTATGGCAACTCCATTGCCCACATATGGATTTGATTATTCATTAGTTAGAAATCCGGATATTGACACTGCCTACAACGCATTGATTACTTACGTTATTCCAGGTTCCCCTGCCGCACAGGCGGGTTTAGAACGCGGTGATTGGATCATGAAAGTAGACACTTCCTACATTAGTAAGAAATATGAGACATATTTATTGCAAGGAACCAAAGCGGTAGAACTGACTTTGGGCGAGTGGAAAGAGGTGGAAATAGAAGATGAAGAAGATGGAAATGAGGGAGGTGACGGAGAAGATGAAGGACCGACGATGGAATATAGAGTTGTTCCAATAGATGAACCCGTTGAAATGCCTGCAGCACGGATAGTAGAAGACAATCCCGTACATAAATATGAGATTATTGAGTCACCGGTCAAAAATATAAAGGTAGGCTATCTCATGTACAATAGCTTCACAGCCGGTACAAAAGCCGAGCCGGAAAAATACAACAATGAATTACGCAGTGTCTCGCAAAAGTTCAAGGAAGCAGGCGTACAAGCTGTTATTCTTGACCTTCGTTACAATGAGGGAGGTTCAATGGATTGTGTTCAGTTGTTAGGTACTATTCTGACCTCAGCCGAGCGTTTAGGAGAGCCAATGGCTTATCTTGAATATAATGATAAAAATACGGATAAAGACGCCACTATTCTGTTCGGTACAGATAGAGAGATTAATTTAGACTTACACAGTTTAATCGCCATTACCAGCGGAACGACAATGGGAGCACCGGAAATGCTCATTAGAAGTCTTTTTTTAGAGGATACATATCCTATTGCTACTGTAGGCAGTTCGACAAAAGGACAAAATGTAGCAACAGAACAGTTTATTAATGAAGAATTTCTATGGTCGGTCAACCCGGTAGTATGTACAGTTTACAATTCCCAACACGATACTTATGGTACCATTTCTCCAGCTACCGATTTAAAAGTCAGTGAAACCACAATAGATGGGAGTACAAATTACAGTGAATTCCTACCATTCGGTACATTCGACAAGGATGGTAAAAGTGAAAGATTGCTGAAGATCGCCATAGGAGTATTGGACGGTACATATCCGCCTAAAGATGACGAAACTCCAGAAGAAAGTACAACACAGACTCGCTTCAAGGTTGAAAAGAGTGTAAGCAGTCCAGCCAGCCGACGTTTTAGCAGTAAAGGACTAAGGCTTTAA
- the mnmA gene encoding tRNA 2-thiouridine(34) synthase MnmA, whose product MNIAALLSGGVDSSVVVHLLCEQGYKPTLFYIKIGMEGAEYMDCSAEEDIELSAATARKYGLSLEIVDLHKEYWENVATYAIGKIRQGLTPNPDVMCNKLIKFGCFEQRIGKEFDFTATGHYATTIQRDGKVWLGTAKDPVKDQTDFLAQIDYLQISKLMFPIGGLTKHEVREIADAAGLPSAKRKDSQGICFLGKINYNDFVRRFLGEWEGAIVELETGKKLGTHHGYWFHTIGQRKGLGLSGGPWFVVKKDIQENIIYVSRGYGVETQYGNEFQMRDFHFITDNIWKGQGKEVDITFKIRHTPEFTKGKLIMKGDNQFHILSSEKLQGIAPGQFGVIYDKEARICVGSGEIIC is encoded by the coding sequence ATGAATATAGCTGCATTGTTATCGGGAGGTGTTGATAGTTCGGTGGTTGTTCACTTGCTTTGTGAGCAGGGGTACAAACCGACTCTTTTTTATATAAAGATCGGTATGGAAGGAGCGGAGTATATGGATTGTTCGGCAGAGGAGGATATTGAATTATCGGCTGCTACTGCCCGAAAGTACGGTTTATCTCTCGAAATAGTTGATTTGCATAAAGAATACTGGGAAAATGTAGCGACTTACGCCATTGGTAAGATCCGGCAGGGATTGACACCGAATCCGGATGTGATGTGCAATAAACTAATAAAGTTTGGTTGCTTTGAACAACGCATCGGGAAAGAGTTTGATTTTACGGCTACCGGTCATTATGCTACTACGATACAGCGTGATGGAAAAGTGTGGCTGGGTACGGCAAAAGATCCCGTAAAAGACCAGACGGATTTTCTTGCACAGATTGATTATCTGCAAATTTCCAAACTAATGTTTCCCATTGGAGGATTGACGAAACATGAGGTGCGTGAAATTGCAGACGCGGCTGGATTACCCAGTGCCAAAAGAAAAGACAGTCAGGGCATTTGCTTTTTGGGAAAGATAAACTATAATGATTTTGTCCGTCGTTTTCTTGGCGAGTGGGAAGGAGCGATTGTAGAATTGGAAACCGGAAAGAAACTAGGTACACATCATGGTTATTGGTTTCATACTATCGGGCAGCGGAAGGGGCTTGGTTTGAGTGGAGGTCCTTGGTTTGTTGTTAAAAAGGATATTCAGGAAAATATCATTTATGTATCTCGCGGCTACGGTGTAGAGACCCAATATGGGAATGAATTCCAAATGCGTGATTTTCATTTTATAACAGATAATATTTGGAAGGGTCAGGGTAAGGAAGTGGATATAACCTTTAAAATTCGTCATACTCCTGAATTTACTAAAGGGAAGCTCATTATGAAGGGAGATAATCAGTTTCATATCCTATCTTCTGAAAAGTTACAGGGCATTGCTCCGGGACAGTTTGGAGTGATTTATGATAAAGAAGCGCGGATTTGTGTGGGAAGTGGAGAGATTATCTGTTAA
- a CDS encoding type II toxin-antitoxin system RelE/ParE family toxin, which yields MNYSIESSASFDKEAKRLGKRYVSFKEDYLKLLDELSRNPQLGTDLGHGLRKVRMKITAKGKGKSGGARVITFTVVISQQDAVLNLLYIYDEADKASISEKEIEQLLKQNGLKPHQI from the coding sequence ATGAACTATAGTATAGAAAGTTCTGCCTCATTTGATAAAGAGGCAAAACGTTTAGGGAAGCGTTACGTTTCATTTAAAGAAGATTATCTGAAACTTCTTGATGAATTATCTCGGAATCCTCAACTTGGAACAGATTTGGGACATGGTTTGCGTAAGGTACGTATGAAAATTACTGCAAAAGGAAAAGGTAAAAGTGGAGGTGCAAGAGTTATAACCTTTACTGTGGTGATTTCCCAACAAGATGCGGTGTTAAACCTTCTTTATATCTATGATGAGGCGGATAAGGCTTCTATATCAGAGAAAGAGATTGAACAACTTCTGAAACAGAATGGTTTGAAACCACATCAGATATAG
- a CDS encoding response regulator transcription factor yields MREFIIADNQDISKAGMMFLLTKQKDVSALLEADNKAELIQLLRLYPQAVVILDYTLFNFAGADELIVLQERFKKADWILFSDELSLNFLRQILFSSMAFGVVMKDNSKEEIITAIQCAIRKQRYICNHVSNLLLSGTGSPSVTSSTDNHLLTQTEKNILKEIALGKTTKEIAAEKKLSFHTINSHRKNIFRKLGVNNVHEATKYAMRAGIVDLAEYYI; encoded by the coding sequence ATGAGAGAATTTATCATTGCAGACAATCAAGATATCAGCAAAGCGGGAATGATGTTCCTACTGACCAAGCAAAAAGATGTATCCGCGCTTTTAGAAGCTGATAATAAAGCAGAGCTGATTCAGTTGCTGCGATTGTACCCGCAAGCAGTGGTTATTCTTGATTACACACTATTCAATTTTGCCGGGGCAGATGAACTGATCGTTCTACAGGAAAGGTTTAAAAAGGCCGATTGGATCCTATTCTCCGATGAGCTAAGTCTCAACTTCCTTCGACAAATATTATTTAGCAGCATGGCTTTTGGAGTAGTAATGAAAGATAATTCCAAAGAAGAAATTATCACTGCGATTCAATGCGCTATCCGCAAACAGAGATATATCTGCAATCATGTCAGCAACCTATTGCTTTCGGGAACTGGCTCTCCGTCTGTTACCTCATCCACAGACAATCATTTGCTAACGCAAACAGAAAAGAATATTCTAAAAGAAATCGCACTGGGCAAAACGACAAAAGAGATTGCAGCAGAGAAAAAACTTAGTTTTCATACGATTAACAGCCACCGTAAAAATATCTTCCGCAAGTTAGGCGTAAATAATGTGCATGAAGCCACCAAATATGCCATGCGGGCGGGAATTGTTGATTTAGCGGAATACTATATCTGA
- a CDS encoding DUF4251 domain-containing protein — MKKFIALLALVLVSASTMMYAQESNAAARRAERKAQRDAERAKLRAEEQVQDMAAYQQAVQALKNKQFVLEANQVIFRNGMSAFVTSNTNFVLMNGNRATVQTAFNTAYPGPNGIGGVTVDGNSSDMKMNIDKKGNVNCSFSVQGIGISAQVFINMSSGNNTASVTISPNFNNNNLTLNGNIVPLDQSNIFKGRSW; from the coding sequence ATGAAAAAGTTTATTGCATTATTAGCATTAGTATTAGTGAGTGCAAGCACGATGATGTATGCACAGGAAAGTAACGCAGCAGCCCGCCGCGCAGAACGAAAAGCTCAAAGAGACGCAGAAAGAGCAAAACTCCGTGCCGAAGAACAAGTACAGGACATGGCAGCCTATCAACAAGCTGTACAGGCTTTAAAGAACAAGCAATTTGTACTGGAAGCCAATCAAGTAATCTTCCGTAATGGAATGAGTGCTTTCGTGACTTCAAACACCAACTTCGTTTTGATGAATGGCAACAGAGCCACTGTGCAGACTGCTTTCAATACAGCTTATCCAGGTCCTAACGGGATCGGTGGTGTCACTGTAGATGGGAATTCTTCTGATATGAAAATGAACATTGACAAGAAAGGAAATGTGAACTGTTCATTCAGCGTTCAAGGTATTGGTATTTCCGCTCAGGTCTTCATCAACATGAGCAGTGGAAATAATACAGCTTCGGTTACAATCAGCCCGAACTTCAATAACAACAATCTGACATTGAACGGAAATATCGTTCCGCTTGACCAATCCAACATCTTCAAAGGACGTTCCTGGTAA
- a CDS encoding Na+/H+ antiporter NhaC family protein — MKKAPSPFVSLIPIIVLILLLFGTIHTFGSDALSGGSQVSLLTTTAICILIGMAFYKIPWKDYEIAITNNVAGVATAIIILLIIGALSGMWMISGVVPTLIYYGMQIIHPSFFLASTCIICVLISVMTGSSWTTIATIGIALMGIGRAQGFEEGWIAGAIISGAYFGDKVSPLSETTILAASVTDTPLFRHIRYMMITTVPSLIITLIIFTVAGFSHDASNTQHITEVAAALNEKFHITPWLLIVPIVTGILIARKIPSIITLFLSTLLAGVFALIFQPELLQEVSGMATSGFDSLFKGLMITIYGSTSLHTDNAVLADLIATRGMSGMLNTIWLILCAMCFGGAMTASGMLGSITSIFVRFMKKTVSVVGGTVCSGLFLNLATADQYISIILTGNMFRDIYAKKGYESCLLSRTTEDAVTVTSVLIPWNSCGMTQATILSVPTLVYLPYCFFNIISPLMSIAAAAIGYKIARRS; from the coding sequence ATGAAAAAAGCCCCCTCCCCTTTTGTATCCCTGATACCAATTATCGTACTTATACTATTATTATTCGGTACTATCCATACTTTCGGTAGTGATGCTTTAAGTGGAGGAAGTCAAGTATCATTACTCACCACTACCGCTATTTGTATTCTTATCGGTATGGCATTCTACAAAATCCCTTGGAAAGATTATGAGATTGCCATCACAAACAATGTGGCCGGAGTGGCAACGGCTATTATCATCCTATTGATTATCGGTGCATTAAGTGGAATGTGGATGATCAGCGGAGTAGTACCTACTTTGATTTATTATGGAATGCAAATCATACATCCCAGTTTCTTCTTAGCATCCACCTGTATCATTTGTGTACTTATTTCCGTTATGACCGGTAGTTCGTGGACCACCATCGCTACCATTGGAATCGCACTGATGGGTATCGGCAGGGCACAAGGATTTGAAGAGGGATGGATTGCAGGAGCCATTATTTCCGGAGCTTATTTTGGAGATAAGGTCTCGCCTCTATCGGAAACAACCATATTGGCAGCTTCCGTAACTGATACTCCACTATTCCGGCATATCCGATACATGATGATAACGACAGTTCCTTCCCTCATAATCACTTTGATTATTTTTACTGTGGCAGGATTCTCACACGATGCCAGCAATACACAACATATCACCGAAGTGGCAGCAGCCTTGAATGAAAAGTTCCACATTACTCCCTGGCTCTTGATCGTACCTATTGTAACAGGCATATTAATCGCCCGTAAGATTCCTTCCATCATTACCCTGTTTTTATCGACACTGCTGGCAGGAGTCTTCGCTTTGATTTTCCAGCCGGAGTTATTACAGGAGGTTTCCGGAATGGCAACTTCCGGCTTCGATTCATTGTTCAAAGGATTAATGATAACGATATATGGAAGCACAAGTCTGCACACAGACAATGCCGTTCTGGCAGATTTGATTGCCACACGCGGCATGTCCGGAATGCTGAATACGATTTGGCTCATTCTGTGTGCCATGTGTTTTGGTGGAGCAATGACGGCCAGCGGTATGTTGGGTAGTATCACTTCAATCTTTGTTCGATTTATGAAAAAGACGGTCAGTGTGGTAGGAGGTACGGTTTGCTCAGGCTTGTTTCTTAATCTGGCAACAGCCGACCAATATATCAGTATCATTCTGACGGGAAATATGTTTCGTGACATATATGCCAAGAAAGGATATGAAAGTTGCTTACTAAGCCGCACGACGGAAGATGCAGTAACCGTTACATCCGTACTGATCCCATGGAACAGTTGCGGGATGACTCAGGCCACCATTTTAAGTGTACCCACACTTGTATATCTTCCCTATTGCTTTTTCAACATTATCAGCCCTTTAATGAGTATTGCCGCCGCAGCTATCGGATACAAAATTGCACGACGTTCGTGA